The Erinaceus europaeus chromosome 6, mEriEur2.1, whole genome shotgun sequence sequence cttttttgaagtggGTGAGTTTACTGCACATGGAATATTTTGGAATCTCCACAAGCAAAGATGAAAGAATTAGCTTTAGACTTTCATTTCACCCTGCAGAACTGAGCTTATGGGGAAAGGGTGCTGGGAGATAATGGAACACAAGGTTAAGAGGGCCCAGTGGACTTTGGTGAGGGATGAGTATGGAAATACACTTTTAAAGAGGTAGGGAACTATACTTGTGCAGCAGTTTTCACCTTGTAAACCAAAGGCATCGCAGAAACAAAACtagtattgaaaaagaaaaaggagtaagGACTGGCTTTTCATAGGTGAAGAGACAGTGAGTTGGAAAGGTAGGAAGGCCTGAATGCAGAGCTGGGGCCCCTGTGGCTGCTTCTGTCTCTCAAGGATGTTGAAGGTAAAGGTTTCAACCAGGAGGCAGCAGAAGAGGTTGGGAGAAGACAGGTTTGAAAAGTGGTTGTGAAGCCCAACCAGGGCCCAGGGTAGGAGTGACAGACAGAGCCCACGGTCACTGGACATCTGTGCACTCCCCACTAAAAAATGGTCTCACCTTTCCCTCTGACAAGCCTTTAGGCAGCAACCACTGTCTGCCATCAAAGAGCCTAGGAGCCACAGAGCTCCAGGTGGATGAGGAATCCCTGCAAGGGCTCCAGGGCAAGGGCTCCAACTTGCAGTCTGGCAAGAGAAACATTTTCTATGACCAGAAGCAGCAGTGGCAGCAAAGGCTGGATGCTTACCGCCTGAAGCAGCAGCGGCGGCTGCAGCGGCTAGAAGACACCTTCAGGTGCTACAACATAGACCCCAACTACGCGATACCCAGAGAGAAGGGACGGCGGCCATTACCAAGGTTGAGGACAGAGGAGGCTGAGCGCTGGGAGAGCAAGATCCCTGAAAGGGAGTTGAGTCATATCCAGAGACACATCCACCGAACTGAGAGAGCCAGAGGCCTCCGGGACAAGTGCCAACTGGTGGCCCTGGACATTCCCAGTGAGGTGGGGCTCCCCAAAAAAGCAGCTGCTGAGAAGAAGGAAGTGACCATCACAGATGAACAGATGGCAATTAGGAGGATAAACAGCAAGCGACAGATGGCCAAGGTGACTGAGCAGATCAAGGAACATCAGGACCGGATGCTGCGAGGCCGTAGGCTCACGGAGCAGAGAAGAGCAGAGAAGGAGGCAAGCAGGATTCCCAGCCAGATCCTTCCTCTGCGCACACAGCTCAGGGGCAGAAGGACCTTCCAAGATTCCAGATAGGAGAAGTGGGTCACCACCTTCCCAGTCCCTGAGGACCCAGGTGGCAGAAAAGATGGAGAAGTCCACCCAGGAGGAGCCCAGGCAGAGCCCACCCCCCGAAAGGGTATTCCTGAAGGTACTGACCTTTTCTTGAAAAAATTAGCTCGTTCAGTTCCAACTGTAGTTTAAATTTGTTGAGTttagaaaataatatttaagtTTATTTAGGTTCTGGACAAGTATTTTTCTCTCATGGGCACTAGTGCAGCCACATCATCTACACCCTAatcacatttcttttatttttcttttattagtgatttaatattgatctacagaATTCTGCGATAACAGGGatgtaattccacaccgttcccaccaccagagttctgtgtcctcttgccctccattggaaactgtagtagttctcccaaggtcacagatatgggttgactactatttctatatccatttatatttgtatatatttgcccatcttTTCTGTGGCGCTGCTTTCTCTTctgaagtcacacctacacctactattCCTTTTGAGTattcttctattttttccttttctctctccgggtcctgaatTGTGGTTCAGACCCCTCTACTCTTGttctcttatcatttctccccctttgggagtatggagcaaaattctttctggggtacaCAAGTTgggagttctgtaattgcttctgtaactgcttctgcactggacatgggttttgTTCTAGTGCATCCAATTCAGGCAAGTGTCCAGCACTCAACCTCTGCTAGTTCTGGCCAGAAACCAGCCACAGGCTTTGGAACCTCCAAGGTTTTCATCATGGCCCACAGCCTCGGCACGTTCTGAGAGCTCCTGCAGGGTCAGGATGGAAGAGAAATTGCTGACCACCCCGAAGATCCTCATCATCAGCGAGAACTGCATAGGCCAGTCCAGGTGAGGGGCTCTGTGTAGCAGTGAGTAGGAATGGTTCCTATGGGCTGGGTGGTCACTGCCCCCTAGGTGTTGCAAGGATGGTCAACAGAACAAACTTGTGTTGCCCCCACCCTTGTCacttctctccacctcccccaatCTGTTGGACATTATTTCTCGAATCACTTATCAGAGTTGTAGCTTCCTTTCAGTATCTAATAGAAATATAAACTAATCTACCTGGAAAACCGTATGGAGAAATTAGAGTCTTGTATTGCTACCTCTGCCATGTCCTGCCCTGCACCACCTGTAAGAGCTACGGATATAAAATttttcatcatctttatttatttattggatagaggaagccagaaattgaaaggggaagagggatagagagaaagaggaacagagacacttgtgaagctttccccctggaggtgaggaccgggggcctcgaacctgggtccttgtgcactgaaacatgtgtgctcaacctggtgtgccacctctcaTCCCCCagagctactgatttatattgtTCACATGTGCTGCTCTGCACTATATCAAATCCCTGCCTTTCCTCACAAAGTACAgatgtgaaaaacaaacaaaaaaatctgtgtcTGAAATATTGACAATATTCAGTAAAAGTAAATAATCCTGTTATTTACTTAGATTACTGCTTTGTTCTTATTATCTCTCTATAAAGATCTCTGTCTTTATAATACTTTCTTTGGTAACCAAAATGTACACCATTTCTATTCTTAAATGATGGCTAACTGACTTtttctgaaatatattttttaaacttttaaaaatttttaccttttgttgcctttgttgtttattgtcgttgttgttattgatgtcattgttgttggataggacagagagaaatcaaaagaggaggggaagacagagaggggaagcgaAAGATagaccacctgcagacctacttcactgcctgggaaatgatgccccctgaaggtggggagccgggggctcgaaccaggatccctaaaccggtcattgcactttgtgccatgtacacttaacccactgtgccaccacccagatctcTCTGAAGTCTTTACTTTTATTAATTTGAGGTTTACTGTCGGGAAGAGAGCCAGGGTTACATGTCTGACAAGGCACACATACTATCCAGTGGGCTCTCAGACTCCTAAGTggaaattttttctttgttgtatttctcttttatttactggggtttttttattagtgatttaatattcatttacaaaattaggaAACAACAGGGACATAATTCCACACACTTTCTCTGTTGTCAGTGGATGTGACAGTAGAGTGTGTTAACTTTGTGTTTCGGCCCTTGTTACTGTGTCTGACATGTATTATGAGCCCAAGATAATCAGTGATATGAAAGGCTATGTATAGAGCAGTGCTactaaatgcattttttaaaatttcataagacagaaagaaattgagagggggagagatagaaagggagagagaaaaacacccgcacatcttcttcaccactcatgagacatctctctgcaggtggggagcaagggacttgaacctggattcttgtacatggtatgtgtgctccaccaggagcaccactgcccaggtctatcaaattactttaaaaaaaaaaaatagaatttgagAATACCTATAAGTGGTTTGCCATGCTAGCTAATTAGAATGTGTTGGGtagtaagccagctcccccctgcttaaagcctctgtctctaatcctgcttaactaagcaccaccctgccggtttaacactgctgtctatttacataacactgttgactaagcaccaccctgcctccagggcattggtttaatcctcactggttcgccagctttttccttctccccaccccctatcctacttacatcctcttctgacctgacagttccacctcaggatatataaggacaggactgtgattagaggtATCTTAGATtacgctgtgttccacatgaataaagactgaactgcgtaccactcagtcacgagtctctggtcgtctctctcttcctcccatgaagctagccaggcAAGAATGTGTGAGGAGGTAGAACTAATATTTGATATCACATGTTAGGGAGTGAGTGACAACATAAAGACCTAAGTTAGAGCAGGATTGTGGTGGGGGCTCTACTGAATTACTGGGTTATGAGAAAAGTCAGGACACATTCttacatagaaaaacagagaactacatcatgatttttctgacaacccaaagtTGTAGCATCAGCTCACTTTATTGCCTTCTCCTATAAACTGAAACATTTTGGTGAGAGTTAGATGATGATTCTTGCTCTAAAATTTCATTAAGGCAAACCTGAGCCATGAGTCGGGAGCCTGTACAGAAGCATCTTCCAGGCCATGGTGAGGGCACTAATAGGAAATGATCGTCTATTGATTGAGGATGGTGTCCTGGGACTTGCCATACTTCTCAGACCCATTAGCAGAAAGAAAGCAGCTTCATGCAAGTCAGTTTCCTCTTGCTTCCTGTTCAGTGTCACCTGGTAATCCATGGGGTAGGTCTTAAAAGAAGCAGCTGCTGGGACACCTGAATCACTTATTGCACAATGACTGAGATTGAGTGACAAAAGGGACATTTTCACCATACAGTTTCCTATGTCCCTGCTGATCTCCACCCTACATTTATTCTCTAAAAATCCTAAGGGTTAAATGATGAGTTCTATGAGTTTTCACACTTCTTACCCAATAAGTTGACCTGTCCCAACTCTAACCCCATTCCTGAAAAcagttcttaatttctttttttttattaatttatttctttattgggaattaatgttttacattcaacagtaaatacaatagtttgtacatgcataacattccccagtttcccatttaacaatacaacccccactatgtcatttatcatccttcatggacctgtattcttcccacccacccaccccagagtcttttactttggtgcgatatgctaattccatttcgggttctacttctgttttcttttctgcacttgtttttcaacttctgcctgagagtgagatcatcccatattcatccttctgtttctgacttatttcactcaacatgattttttcaaggtccatccaagatcaactgaaaacggtgaagtcaccattttttacagctgagtagtattccattgtgtatatagaccacaacttgctcagccactcatctgttgttggacacctgggttgctttcaggtttggctattacaaattgtgctgccaagaacatatgtgtacacagatctttttggatggatatgttgggttccttaggatatatccccaggagaggaattgcaggatcatagggtaggtccatttctagctttctgagagttctccagactgttctccatagaggctggaccaattgacattcccaccagcagtgcaggagggttcctttgaccccacaccctctccagcatttgctgctgttaccttttctgatgtatgacattttcacaggagtgaagtgacatctcattgttgtcttgatttgcatttctctgacaatcagagacttggagcattttttcatgtgtttctcggccttttggatctcttctgtggtgaatattctgtccaattcctccccccacttttggatggggttatttgttgtcttgttgttgagtctggcaagctctttatatatgttggttattaaactcttgcctgatgtatggcatgtaaagatcttctcccattctgtgaggggtctcttggtttgggtagtggtttcttttgctgtgaagaagctttttaatttgatgtagtcccacaggctTATACttaccttaatcttctttgtaattggattcgtttcattggaaatgtctttaaaatttatgcagaaaagagttatgccaatattttcctctaagtagctgatagtttctggtctaacatccaagtccttgatccacttggaatttgcttttgtatttggtgaaatacagtgattcagtttcattcttctgcatgtttcaagccactgtttccaacaccatttgttgaagagactctgctttccccatgtaatagtctgggcccctttgtcaaagattagatgtccataggtatggggcctcatttctgggctctcaattctattccactggtcagtgtgtctattcatgttccagtaccaagcattttttatgacaatggccctataatacagtttgaaatctgggagtgtgatgcctccggttctgttcttttttctcaagattgttttggcaattctaggtctttactggttccagataaacatttgtagcatttgttctattctactaaaaaatgtggatgggatcttgatggggatagcattaaatttgtagatggctctgggtaatatattcattttgatgatgttaattcttccaacccatgaacatggaatatctttccacgtctttgtgtctttttcaatttctttgagtggtgactcataattttcagtatacaagtctttcacttctttggttagatttactccgagatattttattgtttttgttgctacagtaaaaggaattgatttctggatttcaatttcttctaacttagtgtttgcatagaggaatgacactgacttttgaattttatagcctgacaccttactgtattgcctgatgatttccaaaagcttcttgctggattccttaggtttttccatgtatactatcatgtcatctgcaaataaggagggtttgacttcttctcttccaatctgtatccctttaattccttgctcctgcctgatggctatggcaagaacttccaacactatgttgaatagtaatggtgatagtgggcatccctgtctagtacctgatctgagtggaaatgcttccagtttttcaccattgagtatgatgttggctgtaggtatgctatatatagactccactatcttcaggaattttacatctattcccattttttgtagtgttttgatcataaagggatgttgtattttgtcaaaggctttctctgcatctattgatatgaccatgtggtttttggtcttgcttttgttgatgtggtggatcacattgattgatttacgtatattaaaccaaccttgcatgcctgggataaaccccacttggtcatgatgaacaatctttttgatatactgctgtatccggttggctagaattttgttcagtattttagcatcaatgttcatcagagatattggtctgtagttttcttttttggttgtgtccctgtctgcttttggtatcagagtgatgttggcttcatagaagctggcagggagtattccagtgtcttcaatcttctggaagacttttaaaagtagaggtattacttcttctttgaaggttttgtagaattcatttgtaaaaccatctggtccaggacttttattttggagaagatttttgataactgtttcaatttcattagctgtgatgggcctgttcatgttatctacgtcctctttacttagttttggaggttggtaggtatctaggaaatcattcatttcttccaggttctctagattgATGGCATATAgtcgttcatagaagcctcgcatgatatgttgaatttctgcggtgtctgttgtgatatctcctctttcatttactatctgatttatgtgggtcttctcccttttttgttttgtgagtctggctaaaggtttgtcgattttgtttactctttcaaagaaccaacatttactttcattgatcttttgtatggttttcttattctcaatgttatttatttcttccctaactttagtgatttctgtccttctgcttgctttagggttcctttgttcttcttgtctttaagatgtgcaatcaggctgtttatttgtgctttttcttgtttcctaatgtgtgcttgtatagctatgaacttccctcttaggactgctttagctgtgtcccaaatattttgatagcttgtgtcttcattttcattgaagtctcaaaacattttgattttttgatttccttgatttcctctttgacccagaagttgttaagaagtgtactgttgagcttccacattttgggactgttactaatcttttgttgattgttaagtgttagtctaattccactgtggtctgagaagatgcttaggatgatttcaatgctctttaataagcagatgctgtctttgtggcctaatatatagtctatccttgagaatgacccatgtggatttgagtaaaatgtgtattccagtttcttgggatgaatcactctgaaaatgtccaatagttccagttaaatctatctcttcatttagctcccttatgtctttattgattttctgcctggattatctgtcaagttgagagagtggggtgttgaagtcccctactatgattgtgttactgttaataaattgctgtagctctttcagtagaagtttgatgtatttagatggtttctcattgggtgcatagatgttaataattgttaagtcctaaaaaaataaataaataaaataaaaaaataaaataataataataataattgttaagtcctcttgattgactgatcctctgagcattaagtagtgtccattcctatcttttttaatcttatctattttaaagtctatcgtgtcagatatgagaataactgttcctgcccttttttgtgggcttgtatgatagttttccatcctttcactttaaatctgtgtttgtcttgttgagttcatctattttgttgccctgttctgatactgttttagctttttcagctagttgcattcttagctcagcgatttcagctttcagctctctaataaccatgagataaaaagtattttcttccatagtttcatttgttgttcctgtatttctgattacaattttttcaaattctttactccctcctgttactatttccttagctagtgtttggatgttgaactcgttattttgtgcttcaccctctggaggacttatagctggactcttgtcctggttcaattctcctatatttcttcttgttgttttaaccattttatatattatgttatgagttccctttatcagtacttttcaaattgtttactgttgcctggattgacttgtgtctaagtaagttaattaaagggttcacagtggtggaagttaacagttgtttcaatagtattttaatccctgagttggagctcagtggtttaaaagcctcttttttttttccttccctgtaggctatgggagcctgagggcttttaaactatcaataggcttcttagcttaatcactgactcctggccaagagataaagcagggtgtggcagaggtaatccagtggttatgcaaagagactttcacagcccctcagctatgccaccgaggtataggtcttctcctgagtttcctgcttagatctctgtcccctggtgtccctccctgtcgctgctccagattctgagggtagtagcaatggagactcagagttgcacttggtgagactctgaggagtcctctcctcccttcagctgtccccttattggtggagcagcctggaggtggtgtctcaagtgataaaatgctggactgttagcagtcacttaatctctccttatgctcctctctcctctctgtcaccaccacacatgtttgtactcactggtgatttagtgggttcctatggtcattctagtcctgtcttgtttcagtcccgggtggtctcctttggtattcctagttgatccgggagaggagaggagaggagaggagaggagaggagaggagaggagaggagaggagaggagaggagaggagaggagagaaagcgatctgctgctgct is a genomic window containing:
- the LOC132539103 gene encoding uncharacterized protein LOC132539103 → MHLSQSMDRAVVEAAERTARVLETLRRAEANRTSVQGLGSKGTTCSTYSPSTHSATSIPSLTDSEWQTFNAYNKSAWIKHTQDPWISSGFLDSVDMKIEPLGSNHCLPSKSLGATELQVDEESLQGLQGKGSNLQSGKRNIFYDQKQQWQQRLDAYRLKQQRRLQRLEDTFRCYNIDPNYAIPREKGRRPLPRLRTEEAERWESKIPERELSHIQRHIHRTERARGLRDKCQLVALDIPSEVGLPKKAAAEKKEVTITDEQMAIRRINSKRQMAKVTEQIKEHQDRMLRGRRLTEQRRAEKEASRIPSQILPLRTQLRGRRTFQDSR